One Gordonia pseudamarae genomic window, CGCGCAGATCACCACGTTGTCCACCTCCAGCAACCGGGTACCGGTGACGTTGCCCGCCTCGTCGTGGAAGCTCAGATGCAGACCGGCATCGTCGATGCGGTCGTAGGTGGCGCCGGAGATCTGTTCGACACCCTTCATCGCCACGCTCGCCCGATGTACCCAGCCCGAGGTCTTGCCGAGTCCCTTGCCTTGCTTACCCGCCTTGCGTTGGACCAGAAACACTTCGCGGACAGCAGGCAGCGGGCGCGGTTTGGTGACGAAGCCGGGCCGGGACAGATCCTCGCTGACGCCCCATTCCTGTTCCCATTCCTTCAGATTCAGGGTGGGTGACTCGTCCACGGTGAGAAACTCGGTCACATCGAAGCCGATACCGCCGGCGCCGATCACCGCAACCCGTTTGCCCACCTCACGGTGACCGAGCACCGCGTCGGCGTACGACATGACCATCGGGTGATCGACGCCGGGGATATCGGGCCGACGGGGGGTGACCCCGGTGGCGATGACGACGTGATCGAAGTGCTTGTCAATGATCTCCTCGGCGCTCACCCGGGTGTTGAGGTGCACGGTGACCCCGCGCACCTCAAGCTGGCGGGTGAAGTAGCGGATCGTTTCGCTGAACTCCTCCTTGCCGGGGATGCGGGCGGCGATGGAGAACTGGCCACCGATCGACGGCCCGGCCTCGAAGAGATCCACGTGGTGACCGCGCTGGGCCGCGGACACGGCGGCGGACAGCCCGGCCGGTCCGGCGCCGACCACGGCGACCCGCAGTGCGCGCCGGGTGGGGCCGAGGGTCAGCGTGGTCTCGCGGCCGGCCCGCGGATTGAGCAGACACGACACCTTCTTGCCGACGAACGCATGATCGAGGCAGGCCTGATTGCAGGCGATGCAGGTGTTGATCTCGTCGGCGTGGCCGTCGCGGGCCTTGTTGGGCAGGTCCGGGTCGGCCAACAAGGGCCGGGCCATCGAGATGGCGTCGACACGGCCGCGTTCGAGGATCTCCTCGGCCACCTCGGGGGTGTTGATGCGGTTGCTGGCGATCAACGGGATGCTGACCTCGTCACGGAGCCGCTCGGTGAACTTCACGAACGCCGCGCGGGGAACCGAGGTGACGATGGTGGGAACCTGCGCCTCGTGCCAGCCGATGTCGGTGTTGATCGCGTCGACACCGCACTCCTCGGCTTTGCGGGCCATGTCGGCGATCTCGTCCCAGGTTTGGCCTTTGCGGATGAAGTCGGCGATGGATTGGCGCAGGATCACTGGGAAATCGCGGGGGACCTGACGGCGGATCTCCTTGATTATCTCCACGAGGAATCGTTGCCGGTTCTCGGTGCAGCCGCCCCACTTGTCGGTGCGGTCGTTGGTGTGCGGGCACAGGAACTGATTGATCAGATAGCCTTCGCCACCCATGATCTCCACGGCGTCGTAACCGGCCTGCCGGGCCCGACGGGCGGCCTGGCCGAACGAGCGGACGACGTGCCAGATGATGGGTTCGGTCATCCGCAGATGTTTGAACGGATGAATCGGTGACGGATCTTTGCCCGGTGCGACCTTGAACGGCGTGTAGCCGTAGCGCCCGGCGTGGATGAGCTGCATCGCGATACGGCCGTCGGCCCGGTGTACGGCACGGGTGATCCGGCGGTGCCGTTCGACGTCGAGACGGTTGGTGATCTTGCCAGCGAACGGCAGCAGCAGTCCTGTCCGCGAAACCCCGAATCCTCCGGTGATGATCAGGCCCACACCGCCTTTGGCGCGTTCGGCGTAGTACGCTCCGAGCTTGTCGGTGTCCCAGATGCGGTCCTCGAGCCCGGTGTGCATCGACCCCATCACGATGCGGTTGGGCAGGGTCAGACCGCCGACGGTCAGGGGCTCGAACAGTTTCGGGTAATTCGGGTTGGGAGTCGTGGGGGCTGTCATGGCTCCGCCTTTCATGAGTTTACCGATGGTGGCCGGCTGCCGGCGTTGCTCGCCGGGATCAGCCTTGGGAAAGTTCGCGTTCGAGTGCGGAGAGGACCTCGTCGCACCACTCGACCATGCTCTGCTCTACGCGGATTCCGCCGCGCAGCACCAGGTACTGGTGCAGCTTGCGTCCGGTCAGGTCCGCAGGCGCGGGGTAGTAGTCGCTTTCGAAGCCGGAGAACAGCGACAGCAGCGCCACGTGCTCGTCACGGTGCCGTTTCAGTTCCCCGATAATGGTCGCGAGGTCGCCGAATTCGGCGGCACGCAGTTTGACCCCGAGGTCGCTGCGCAGGGGGGAGACGGGAGTGGGGCTCATCGCCCATTCAGCCAATGCCTCGCGCCCCTGATCGGAGAGGGTGTACACCTTCTTGTCCGGACGCCCGTCCTGGGCGATCGCCTCGAAGGCGACCAAGCCGTCGGCGTGGAGCTTCTTGAGAGTGCGATAGATCTGCTGGTGGGTGGCCGACCAGAAGTGACCGATCGACCGGTCGAACTGCCGGCCGATCTCATATCCGGTGCCGGGGCGTTCGGCCAACGACACCATGATCGCGTGTTCTAGCGCCATACCCGCACTATACCTGTGCACCAATGCACTATGCAACAAGGAGACTATGCAACAAGTTGACTATGCAGCCAGGGGTCGATGAGACCGGGGCCAGTGGAACCGGGGGACGATTGCAACTGAGGGACTGGGGCAACTGAGGGACTGGGGCACCGACTGGTTTGTTCAGCCCGTGACCTGGTGTATCCGCCCGTCGCTCAGCTCTACGATGTCGTCGGCGATCGCCGCGACGGCGCTGTCGTGGGTGATCAGCAGCGTGGTGCGGCCGGCCGTGAGCCGATGCAGTGGTTCGAGAATGCGGCGCGTGGACACATCGTCCAGACCCGAGGTCGGTTCGTCGAGCACCAAAACGGGACCCTCGCGCAGTAGCGCCCGTGCGATGGCCAGGCGCCGGCGTTGCCCGCCCGACAGGGTCAGCCCGTCCTCTGTGAGCAGGGCGTCGTAGCCGCCGGGCAACGCCCGGATGAACCCGTCGGCGTCGGCGGCCACCGCTGCGTCGACGATCTGCGCACGGGTCGCCTCGGGTCGGCCGTAGGCGATGTTGTCGGCGATCGAGCCGGCCTTCAGGGCGGTCTGCTGGGGAAGCAGGGTGATGTGTTCGCGCAGCGACCGCGCCGTCACCTCACGGATATCGTTGCCCGACACCGTGATCGTTCCCCGGTCGGGAGAGGTGAACCGGCACAGCAGGGAGGCCAGCGTCGACTTGCCCGCGCCGCTCGGGCCGGTCAGCGCGACGATGCGTCCAGGTTTCAGCGTCAGCGACGCCCCGTCCAGGACCGGGCCGTGATCGCGGACCAGGGTGACGTTCCGGATCTCGACGGTGACACCCCGGACATCGACGTCCCGGACACCGACATCCCGGACACCGACATCCCGGACACCGAGGGGGCCGTCCCCGCGCAGCGGCCGCGCGTCGGGCAGATCGGTGTCGTCAGGGCGTTCGTCGAGGATGTCCAGGATGCGTTCGGCGCTGACCGCGGCGGCGGCCATCGACAATCTCGTGTCCGCGATCTCCTGCATCTTCGGGTACAGCAGCGCGAGATAGCCGGTCAGCGCCAGCAACTCGCCGACCGAGAGGTGTCCGGCGCGCACCTGCCAGGCACCGGTCACCGCGATGGCCAGGGTGACCACGACTTCTCCGACCCCCAGCACCGACCCGAAACCGAGTTCGATCCGCGACTGGGCCAGGCGTGCGGCCATCCAGGCCTTGCCGCGCAGGTGCAGGTCGGCGTGCTCGCGCCGCTGCTGGTTGTAGGCGACGGCCGTTTCGTGGCCGGTGAGCGCGGTGGTCACCGCGACCGCGATATCGCTGTTGGCCAGACGTTCGGCGCGCGTGGCCGAGGTCTGCCGCCGGCCGAACCAGGCCGAGGCGAACCACAGTCCGGGGATGGCGGCCAGCGCCACCAGTGCGACCTGCCAGCTCATCACGAACGCGACCACGGCGAGCCCGGCGACGTTCACCGAGGCGATGGCCAGCTGCAGGATCCCGGAGCCGAGGAGGTGTTCGACGGCGTCGAGGTCGTCGGAGTGCCGGGTGACCAGGTCACCCACCCCGTAGCGCCGATGGGTGGACACCGACAGTTGCTGGGTGTGCGCGAACAGTCTGTCGCGTAGGCGGAGCACCACCCGCTCGGACACGCCGAGCGCGGTCATCTGCCCGGCGTAGTCGGCACCCGTGGACACGGTGGTGATCGCGAGCCACACCGCGGCGAGTACCGCCACCTCGGTGAACGTGGTCGCGTCCAGGGTGCCGTTGATGATGTCGGCCAGCACGAACACCGACACCGTCTCGGCGATCGCCGAGAACAGCAGCAACACTCCCGCGCCGAGGTAGCACCTGCCCTCGCCCGCTGTGGCGGCGCGCAGCCGCCGCCACAGCGTGCGCATGGTGGGGGCCTGGCTGTTGGCGGGCTGGTCGTCGTGCATGGCTGCTTTCAAGGGAGACGCGGTGTCCGGCGTTCGGTGTGCGGACACATTTCGCGCCCGGGACCACGGTGCGGTCCCGGGCGCGAGAAATGAGGGGATTCAGTGGGCCGGTATCACTGCCAGACCCAGTCCCAGCGCCGCTGTGCCGGATTCCACCGACGCACACGGCGGCGGCGGGTAGTGTTTCCGCGCGAACGGTTCTTCGGGGGGGCACCATGATTCGGCATCGATTTCCTTTCGTCGCGCCGGCTTCGTCGCCGACACCGATGACTGTAGGAACCGAACCTGCCCGTCCCCTTGGCCGCAACTGTCAGTTGTCTGGACGCGGCGACGCACGATGTGCCCACCGGCTGCGGACGACGAAACGCCGTCGGGATCGCCGTGTGGGCGACCCCGACGGCGTCGTCGAGATCCGATCGATCAGGCCTGCAGCATCAGGATCCCGAGCGCGATCAGGGCGGGCACTTTGACCAGTTCGAGACCCACGTAGACGAAGTGGATCTTGCTGCGGTGTGAGTGGTCGCCGCCGGCGAGGATCGCATCCGAGCGTTTGGTCAGTACGGGCCGGACCCCGATGATCTGGGCGGCGAGTGCGGCCACCGCCACGGCCAGCGCCACCACGATGCCGGTGTCGGCGAACGAGCCGACGGCCAGCGTGATGATCAAAACCACCGCCCAAACCGTCTCGACACTATTGAGCGCGCGAAACACCAAGCGCCCGATGCCCAATCCGAGTGGAATCGTAATTCCCGGCGCCCGGAACTTCAGCGGGGCCTCGATGAACGAGATCGCGCACACCATGCCCAGCCACACGAAGGTGACGGCCACGGCCAGTGCCTGGGCGCCGGACATCATGCCGCCCCGACGCGAACCAGTTCGGGACCGAAGGTCTCGTAGTGGATCTGGTTCTCCGGAATGCCACGGTCGATCAGCTGTGCCCGGATCGCGCTGAGGAACTCGGCCGGACCGCACAGTAGTGCATGCGAATCATCTTGCAGATCAACCCCTTCCAGGTTCATGAAGCCGGTGCGCACCCGATCGGAGGCACCGGGGACGTGGCCCTCCTCGTACCACTGGGTCAGCTGTGCGTTCGGCAGCTGCTCGACGAGGGCGGCCAATTGTCCGCGGTGCGGCTGGCGCGCGCGGGAGCGATCGGCGTGCAGAACGGTG contains:
- a CDS encoding PadR family transcriptional regulator, with amino-acid sequence MALEHAIMVSLAERPGTGYEIGRQFDRSIGHFWSATHQQIYRTLKKLHADGLVAFEAIAQDGRPDKKVYTLSDQGREALAEWAMSPTPVSPLRSDLGVKLRAAEFGDLATIIGELKRHRDEHVALLSLFSGFESDYYPAPADLTGRKLHQYLVLRGGIRVEQSMVEWCDEVLSALERELSQG
- a CDS encoding ABC transporter ATP-binding protein; its protein translation is MHDDQPANSQAPTMRTLWRRLRAATAGEGRCYLGAGVLLLFSAIAETVSVFVLADIINGTLDATTFTEVAVLAAVWLAITTVSTGADYAGQMTALGVSERVVLRLRDRLFAHTQQLSVSTHRRYGVGDLVTRHSDDLDAVEHLLGSGILQLAIASVNVAGLAVVAFVMSWQVALVALAAIPGLWFASAWFGRRQTSATRAERLANSDIAVAVTTALTGHETAVAYNQQRREHADLHLRGKAWMAARLAQSRIELGFGSVLGVGEVVVTLAIAVTGAWQVRAGHLSVGELLALTGYLALLYPKMQEIADTRLSMAAAAVSAERILDILDERPDDTDLPDARPLRGDGPLGVRDVGVRDVGVRDVDVRGVTVEIRNVTLVRDHGPVLDGASLTLKPGRIVALTGPSGAGKSTLASLLCRFTSPDRGTITVSGNDIREVTARSLREHITLLPQQTALKAGSIADNIAYGRPEATRAQIVDAAVAADADGFIRALPGGYDALLTEDGLTLSGGQRRRLAIARALLREGPVLVLDEPTSGLDDVSTRRILEPLHRLTAGRTTLLITHDSAVAAIADDIVELSDGRIHQVTG
- a CDS encoding NADPH-dependent 2,4-dienoyl-CoA reductase — its product is MTAPTTPNPNYPKLFEPLTVGGLTLPNRIVMGSMHTGLEDRIWDTDKLGAYYAERAKGGVGLIITGGFGVSRTGLLLPFAGKITNRLDVERHRRITRAVHRADGRIAMQLIHAGRYGYTPFKVAPGKDPSPIHPFKHLRMTEPIIWHVVRSFGQAARRARQAGYDAVEIMGGEGYLINQFLCPHTNDRTDKWGGCTENRQRFLVEIIKEIRRQVPRDFPVILRQSIADFIRKGQTWDEIADMARKAEECGVDAINTDIGWHEAQVPTIVTSVPRAAFVKFTERLRDEVSIPLIASNRINTPEVAEEILERGRVDAISMARPLLADPDLPNKARDGHADEINTCIACNQACLDHAFVGKKVSCLLNPRAGRETTLTLGPTRRALRVAVVGAGPAGLSAAVSAAQRGHHVDLFEAGPSIGGQFSIAARIPGKEEFSETIRYFTRQLEVRGVTVHLNTRVSAEEIIDKHFDHVVIATGVTPRRPDIPGVDHPMVMSYADAVLGHREVGKRVAVIGAGGIGFDVTEFLTVDESPTLNLKEWEQEWGVSEDLSRPGFVTKPRPLPAVREVFLVQRKAGKQGKGLGKTSGWVHRASVAMKGVEQISGATYDRIDDAGLHLSFHDEAGNVTGTRLLEVDNVVICAGQESVRDLVDPLTVAGVRTHIVGGADVAAELDAKRAIRQGTEVAAGIG